Within the Gossypium raimondii isolate GPD5lz chromosome 12, ASM2569854v1, whole genome shotgun sequence genome, the region AAAATAACTTCTTGAAAATCTGCTTTCTTCTTCTGAATATCTCTGATTATGGCTCTGATAACTGACTTGTCTTTTGAAGTTgcttgacattttttttataaatgtttttgaatccCCCATAAGACAGACTGATTGGATACTAAGTGAACTCCCTAATTTTGCACCTTCCAGGCACGCATAAGCCTCTGCTGCGAAAGGTGAGGGGACGTTTCTGTGGATAACCGTCTTTAACACCATTAAGTTTCCCCTCAAATCCCACCCTACAAAACCTGTCGTTGAACTGAAGGTTCTACTGTCGAATGCTGCATCAAAATAGATTCTCATTCTTGGTATGCCCTTCTTATCTTTTATGACTTCTGTTTATACTATCGttctttttcaagttttttaaacCTTCAAATTCTGCCAaatgtctttgaattttttgtgcTAATTCTTTTCCTATTGTGTTTCTTCTCTCGTGTACCAATTGATTTCTGGAGTACCACAACATCCATAAAGCGTAACAAAATAGCTGACACTGACCATTATTGCTTCTCTTGAAAACCCAGGTAAGCCACTCCCATATATTTTGATTCGTATTATTCATAACCCTTGAAAGATTTAACTGCATTCACGGAAGACATGGACACTTCTCTCAACTGCCGAATAGCATCGAGGACATCTATCATTGGTAGTAACCCTTCTGTACCTTAGATTAGCAAAAGTAGGTATAAAATCCCATTATATTCACCAGACTGTAAATGCAATTTTTGAGGGCAAATGTAGGCTCCAAAGTTTCTtgtaaaattcttttaactcgGTCTGTAATAAATAATCATTAGGAACCCGATTAGCAtcttgtaatagtttataggcaCTGCGGACCGAGAACTCGCCGGAAAGTTCTCCTCTCCACACCTGAAAATCCTCATGCTCAAACTCTGTTAAGGGAATCTGCAATATTTTCCTAGCAATTTCTTCTTGAAAGGTACTGTTGACCACATCCATTTTCCATTTCCTACTAGATAAATCTATAAGATCTGAAACTGACTGTAGTTCGCTTTTGTTTGTTCTGTTTTGTGCACCAATTTTTTCGACCCCCTGAATCCAGTTATCTTCCCAAATAGAGATGATATCCCCTCTGCCCACCCTCCAGCTCAACCATTTTTAGAGAAGACCTTTTGCTTCCCATATACTCTTCCAGGTAAAAGAAGGTAAATTTCCCAATTCTGCAGATAGGAAACtataaatggaaaatattttgctttAAGGGCTTTGGCTAATAATGAATCTAGAAAATTAATGAGACGCCATCCTTGTTTAGCTAGTAACGCGATATTGAATTGGCTAAGATCTCGAAAACCTAAACCTCCACATTCCTTTAAAGAACAAAGATTTTCCCACATGCACCAATGAATTCCCTTTTTGCCTTTTCCTTTCTGCCACCAGAATTAGCAACAATGCTCTccaattctttacataaaattcTGGGTAGTAAGAAACATGCCATCGAATAAGTAGGAATAGCCTGAAGTATGGACTTTATAAAAACTTCTTTGCCTTCTTGAGATAAAAACCTGATACTCCAATTATCGATACACTTCTTGAAATGATCCTTCAGATTCTGAAAAGCTTCCTTTTTCTTTCGTCCCACCATATTTGGCAAACCCAAGTACCTCTCTGGATCATTCGACCTACGAACCCCAATAAATTGACAACCTGACTTCTGTCCTCTTCCGGCGTGTTTTTGCTAAAAAATActattgatttttcaaaatttacgtTTTGCCCCGAGCAAGATTTATATTCTTCTAGTATGTCCTTGAAAATATTAGCGCATTTCCTTGTTGCTTCCCCAAATAATATGCAGTCATCAGCAAATAAAAGATGAGATATATGTGGTCCATTCCTGCTAATTTTGACTCCTTTTGAAATACCTCTCTTCATAGCCAATCTTAACAGACTCGATAAGCCCTCTCCGCACAAAAGAAATAAGAACGGACTTAGTGGGTCGCCTTGTCTTAAACCTCTGGTTGGCAAAAAATTAACTCCTCTAAACCCATTAATGATTACTGAATAGGAAACTGTAGATACTCATTTCATAATGGCTTTCACCCAGTTAAGGTCAAATCCCATCTTAACCATGATTTCTTCAATAAAACATCATTCAACCCTGTCATAAGCTTTGCTCATATCCAGTTTTACAGCCATAAAACCTTTTTTCCCCAGTCTCTTCAGCTTTAACTTATGCAGTACTTCATAAGCTAACAAAACATTGTCTGATATCAATTGCCCTAGTACAAAAGCGCTTTGAGCTTCATCAATACATTTCCCAATAACAATCCGAAGCCTATTAGTTATAACCTTtgctataattttataaagtacaTTGCAAAGACTGATAGGCCTAAATTGCGACATATTTAAAAGGCACTCAACTTTGGGTATAAgcattatatttgtaaaattaatttgactAACCTTCATTTCACCATTCAGCATTCGAAGACAATAAGATATGACGTCCTCTCCCACTATCTGCCAACATTTCTGGTAAAATGCTGCTGGAAAGCCATCTTCCCTTGGCGCCTTCGTTGGACCCATGTCAAAGACAACTTCTATAACTTCTTCCCTGGAATATGGAGCTGTAAGTCTTTGATTGTCTTCCTCATTAATACACCGTTCGACCCCTGATAATATATGATCATAATTCCCCCTTCTACCTGCCgaaaaaagattttgaaaataagctCGCGCCGTAACCTCAACATCCTGAAAAAACACCATCTCTTCTCCTTTTTCGTTCTTTAACTTGTGAATAAAGTTCCTCTTCTTTCGTTGTGAAGCTTGACTATGaaagaattttgtatttttatctcCAAACTTCAACCAATTTGTTCTGGCCCTTTGTTCCCAATAgcattcatctttttcaatctcaaaatttaaGCTTATTTTAGTATCAATCAGTTCAGCTAAAGCCATATCATCCATTTCAGCTACAACCAACTCTTCAAGCTTTGCAGTCaaaattcttttagattttttccTGTTAAATTGAATTCTTCTAGCCCATTCCTTCAAACCTTCTTTTAGTCTCTCCAGTCTCTGAAGTAATTCCCCTGAAGAGTTCTCCCACAAAAACTTGACCTCATTAATAAAAGATTCCTCCATTAGCCACCAGGCttcaaatctaaaattactattCCAAGCTTGATCTTAATATTTCATTGTATCCAAAAGAAGAGGACAGTGATCTGAAAACGTATGAGCAAGATGTTGGACTTTCACCTCTGGAAATAACCCGATCCACTCTATGTTAGCAACTCCTCTATCAAGTCTTTATTAGATATTTGTCTCCGATAAATTACCTCTCTCCCAAGTGAACCAGTTGCCTTCATATCCAACGTCAAATAAATAACAATCTTCTAGCATTTTCCGAAATAACTCCATCCTTCTTTCATCTCTCGGTAGCCCTCCTTTCTTCTCAAATCCATACATGATTTCGTTAAAGTCGCCACACACCAACCATGGCAATACCTCACCACTTGCCAATCTCTTTAAAACTTCCCATGAATCGTATCTGTCTTGTACATAGGGGGAACCATAAAAGCCTATAAATCTCCATTTAGCTCCTTTTTCTTTATCTTCTATTGACACGCCAATATGTCTTTTAGAAAAACTACGCAGCATTATATCCATGTCGGTTCTCCATGCTAAGCATAATCCTCCTTTTGTGCCCTCAGCTTCAACCTCGATTCCATATAGAAAGCCACATCTTCTACGAACAATTTCTATCtgttttttattaagttttgtctccataaagaaGACTATTTGGGGATTATTTTCCTTCAGTAAATACCGAAGTCTTCTAATCGTCCGTTGTCTCCCCAAACCACGGACGTTCCagcttaaaattttcattgctCCCGGTCGGCTAGCCTCTTGGTAGCCGCCGATGTTAAAAAGATAGTATCTTCCATCTCAACCCTATTTCGCTTTTTCCCCTCCTCCCCTACTAAAGTTGCATCTTCCGCATCATACTCCATATCTACTTTTCCTTGAAGGAATTCAAGTTTTTCCTTCCCTTGGCCAACAGATGGTCCTCCTCCTTCTAGATTAAACCTCAATATTGAATTAATGGAATTCATCTTTCtccctttcaaattttcatccCTAGGACTGAGCCCCGACGATCTGTTCCCCATCCAATCTCTTTCACTTTTACTTTCTCCCTCTTCTCGTAACCAAATACTATTCATTGCCAGAGCTCTACGAGATGGAGCACGTAAAGATAAATCCCAACCCATCTCAATGATCTCCTCCCCCATCATCATTTTTGCCTCACAGTAGGAATCATTATGCCCCAAACGgtcacaaaaaaaaacaaaacaacgTTAAGCGTTCATATTTAAACTTAACATACGAACAAAACCCACAACTCATAACCTGCTTTTTCCTTCTCAATGGTTTCCTAACATCAATCTGCACTCTAATCCTCATATAATTACGATTTTCCTTTCCTAGATTTGAAGCATCATACTCTAGGAAAACTCCAATAAAATTAACCTAATTGTATCGCTAAATTCTCTGAAAATAAACCAACTGGAACATCATGGACTTGTACCCAAAAGGGAACAAAAACTAGAGGTATTTTCAATGGATCTTCACCCCTCTTTAATTTGCACAAAATTAGTAAGTGGTTATTAAAGGTCCACGGTAGACCTTTTAAAACTCTCTCCATATCCATATAATGAAAAAACTTGAAAAGGTACCTTTTCTCTCCTAGATCTCTGATTTGCACCCCACAGACAGGATGCAATAAATTAGCCAGAGTGCTCTTCATGgcagaaaaattaattatacttGCTGTTAAGAAGCAACCCACAAGCTGATAATCTGTTACTCCTCTTTGCGTAGTTGGATCTGCCTGGACAATCaagatttcttcttcttcttcattgatCGATAGATTTGCTAATTCAATCTCCATACTTGCACCTCCTTCAAGATTAGAAAGGGAATATCCTGAAGCCGATGAACACCaagacttgaaataaaaaaCCAGAACGAAAATGAAAAACCTAATAACTCGTGCCAGAGGCGGCAGACAATACGTGCAAGGGCAGCAGACTCATagaactatttttttaatagaagggatattattaatttagttattaggcttaaataatatatgtttatttaatatattataaattataaatatattttaaataatttaaaaatattaaattaaattaattttttcaatcgaagcaatttaaaaatccaaaaacctaTAACCAGTCCAAATAATCAACAAAATCGAATTCGTAACCACAAAACCGTTCAAATGGAAGCGGACATTAAGTTGATTTACTTACAccatgtttggtttggtgtattggcatagccaatacacctctaatcggTGGGCCCCATCTAATCCCTCTCTATTCCGTCGTTTGGTTCAATGTATTACTAATACGCGTGTAATCCGTTACTTTCCTAATCGGTGAAAACCACCGATTTCTATTTCCCCTCTTTTGCCCAGATTAGCTACCGCTTCAGCAAACCCTCCATGTTTTACCCTCCCCCGATCCCCATTGTTTCTCTTCTGTTCCTTCTAGCTTCATCCGATTTGCTTCCTTGtttctttgcttttattttCTGCCGATTTTCTCccagtttattttattttcttttctgccGATTTGGTCTCcccgtttcttttcttttctttttcggcCGATTTGCTCAGTTTCTGCCGATTTGCCTCATCGGTTAGTTTTCCTAACCCGATAGAATAATATCTTTTTCTATTGTAGATGAAAACAATATACTTTCGAGGTAAaccttttctattatttttatctaattggTTTCCCCTTTTCTCATTACAGGTTCTTCTTCATCGCACTCTACCCCGACCTGCTCATTACAGGTTTACGTGACATCACAAGTTAGCCCgataattttatttccttttctattgtttttatcTAATCGGTTTCCCTTTTTCTCATTACAGGTTCTTCTTTATTGTGCCCCGATTTGCTCATTAACAGGTTAGTTttccatagtttttttttttgtattgcaTGTGCGATTGAAATGTAGTTTTCCCCGATTGCATGTTTCTATTGCTGTTTCTTAATATGATAGGATTTGTATATTGAATCCTACTCTAGTTAAGGGCTTTAATATGGATGGATGGGGCTATTGAATTGTAGTGTTATTATGCATATTGTTGATACTGTTGTCTGTTGTCTGTTGTTTGTTTATGTGTTTTGTGTTGTTGGTTAGGCTTAAGAAATGCATACTGTTGTTTGTTGATATTGTTATTATGGATATTGTAGGGAAAATTATGCATGTATGTCTTTATTCATCAGCATAGGACCGACAATCCTTTGAAAACAATAGTCGGATTAGGCTTAACAGATGATCCTTTGAAATTGTTCTCTTTTCTCTGCTAACCTTcgcttttgattttttttttgatgatgGATGGTTGTTTTATAGCCGAATTATGAAGTTTGTTTGATCGAATTTCGATCACTTTGAAGTGGTTCCCAGCGTTCGAAGTTGTTCTCTCTTCTCTGCTAATCTTCGATTTTTGTTTGTTCTATTGTAATTTTCGAGTCCTTTTTGATCTCCAAAACCGAATGagatttcttcttttgtttgtttgtttaaatgGCTGAACTGAGTCGTTTTTGAATTTGGTCCTCTGAAAGTAGCAAAAATAGGTAAGATGAAAATTAGAGATGATAACGAATGTTCAAAATAATTGATAAtgttaagaatattgaatttaatattttaaaattttattcactcaatatatatataaaatttcatgctGAGTGCAGATCATAGAAACTAAAAGCTGTTAGATCTGTGTGTAGTCTGGCATTGGATATATGTGTGAAGATACTGATACTTCAATATCTTTCAAGTATtccattttttctaaaataattaaacatacacATGGTCAGTTACATAGATATCAAAGACCTTATGATTTCAATCTTGTAGGTAAGTTCAgcaggagtattgcctccgaggtggtagttcagcagaagttagaagaatatcaaaagatggaagagaaagcttcaaatttatattcaaccttATGGGAAATTGAAGGTTTATCCGACGATCAGCGGTATGAAGCTTTGActaaaattccagatcatccaactcaaatgaccgttttctttagtttaccttctgttgGGCGATtagaatgggtcagaagatttctttctcaccattaaaaatcaatgttcaaactttttgatgttgtaaaactatataacatatggattatgatgtagaatttcattttcatctaaccttttcttaatataagttaattatgtttatgcgaatataattctcaagttatattttgattttagtaaattcatataagaacattttattattaagaaatttatgaaattatatatcattattaaattatatttaatattaattattttaaattgtataaattcatataagaaaatttattatcaataattttatgaaattatatactattattaaattatatgtaataataattattttaaattatacaaattcatataagataatttattagttataattattttaaattttattaaatcatatattttaaataaaatatatttaatattaattatttcaaattatattttatagtatcatatattatgatttgagtaaattcatataagaatattaattattaagaattttattaaattatatattttaattataatatatttaataataattatgttaatttatattttatagtatcatatattatgatttgagtaaattcatataagaatattaattattaagaattttattaaattatatattttaattataatatatttaataataattatgttaatttatattttatagtatcatatattatgatttgagtaaattcatataagaatattgattattaagaattttattaaattatatatttaaattataatatatttaataataattatgtttaaatatgattaaattatttattattgataataataatcttattaaaatttaaataacaataataataacaataatcatttaccaaaacaaatttatgctaaggatattctagtcattttagttttttctattatgctattacacctctattccattcaaccaaatacaagattactattacgtctctattccattacattcaaccaaacagttgatttgctattacacctctattccattatgcctctattccattacgcctctatttcaatacagcgaaccaaacgtgctgttaGTTTTAACCTAAAAATGATCTCCCCCAGACAAATAACAAATGccgtaaaaaaaacaaaaaccaaggTAGAGAGAAACACAGTGGGTTTTCGTCGTATTTTACTTCCCAGTTCTGAGCAATGATTCAAGTTCTAAAAATAACAATGGCTGGGACCGACCGCTATTAATTGGGAGATATGATTAAAACTCATCCTTCGGAAAGAGTATGAAGGCAGAGATTTTGGTGCAACAGTCTCACGTGTGTGCGTGTGGTGGTGGGTGGGTGGGGGACATGGAGCTCCATATTCTCCATCTCCTTAAAACTGTGAAGACAGACACACCTCCGAGGAAAAGGCTGAGGTCCACAGCAGCAAAACAGGATTCTGATTCCGACAGCCTAGTTTTTCTTTGTATGCTTAAAATTTCACAGTCTCTACTTTCCTAATACAGAAAGAACAGCAAGGACACGAGTCACCCCTAAAGATTCCCAGTTGATTTAGATATTGTAATCAGATTGGATGGTACGTACTGCCACGGCCCATTTTGAAACTGGATTCTAGCTCTCTGTTTTTCCTTGATTCTACAAATTGGTCTCAATCAAGATCACCAATTCTTTGCTCTGTTTAGTGTCTATAAACAGCTTTATCTTGTAGACATTTTTAACTTATTGATGGAATATCAATTTCTCAAGTA harbors:
- the LOC128035464 gene encoding uncharacterized protein LOC128035464, producing the protein MKILSWNVRGLGRQRTIRRLRYLLKENNPQIVFFMETKLNKKQIEIVRRRCGFLYGIEVEAEGTKGGLCLAWRTDMDIMLRSFSKRHIGVSIEDKEKGAKWRFIGFYGSPYVQDRYDSWEVLKRLASGEVLPWLVCGDFNEIMYGFEKKGGLPRDERRMELFRKMLEDCYLFDVGYEGNWFTWERGELLQRLERLKEGLKEWARRIQFNRKKSKRILTAKLEELVVAEMDDMALAELIDTKISLNFEIEKDECYWEQRARTNWLKFGDKNTKFFHSQASQRKKRNFIHKLKNEKGEEMVFFQDVEVTARAYFQNLFSAGRRGNYDHILSGVERCINEEDNQRLTAPYSREEVIEVVFDMGPTKAPREDGFPAAFYQKCWQIVGEDVISYCLRMLNGEMKVITNRLRIVIGKCIDEAQSAFVLGQLISDNVLLAYEVLHKLKLKRLGKKGFMAVKLDMSKAYDRRFKTRRPTKSVLISFVRRGLIESVKIGYEERSNDPERYLGLPNMVGRKKKEAFQNLKDHFKKCIDNWSIRGDIISIWEDNWIQGVEKIGAQNRTNKSELQSVSDLIDLSSRKWKMDVVNSTFQEEIARKILQIPLTEFEHEDFQVWRGELSGEFSVRSAYKLLQDANRLVQSLKLKRMDPGGSVMGCAWEAATMTHSCDPSSGKEVIWPDRTDPLLEEIEGPSTSSSHMET